In Candidatus Roseilinea sp., one DNA window encodes the following:
- a CDS encoding Fis family transcriptional regulator, with the protein MLAKVHSCAIIGLEGHVVEVEVDSGRGLASFTLVGLPDAAVKESGERVRAAIRNSGLHFPTNRVTVNLAPADLKKIGPSYDLPIALGLLMASEQLDPNCLDGAMVVGELALDGNVRHVRGVLPATAFARAQGFHRIFVPAADAGEASLISGIEVIAVESLGQLVGGLTGMIELQVVKPSPPVHMPSASLALAPITDFAEIKGQEVAKRALEVAAAGGHNVLMVGSPGAGKTLLARALPGILPELTLEEALDITRIYSVADMLPPDTPLIQQRPFRAPHHTISHAGMIGGGKLPRPGEVSLAHRGVLFLDELPEFDARTLEVLRQPMEDKVVTISRASGALSFPANFQLVAAMNPCKCGWYGDPVRSCTCTPAQISAYQKKISGPLLDRIDIHLEVTRVNFDKLSDIRPGEPSAAIRARVQAARDRQAHRFRGTPLACNADMGVGDLRRYCELDEAGRSLMKAAMNQLQMSARAFHRVLKLARTIADMAGSDRITTVHLAEALQYRPRRQEGI; encoded by the coding sequence ATGTTGGCCAAAGTGCACTCGTGCGCAATCATCGGGCTGGAAGGCCACGTCGTCGAGGTGGAAGTGGACAGCGGGCGCGGGCTAGCGTCGTTCACGCTGGTCGGCTTGCCCGACGCTGCGGTGAAGGAGAGCGGCGAGCGCGTCCGCGCCGCCATCCGCAACAGCGGCTTGCACTTCCCCACCAACCGCGTCACGGTCAATCTCGCCCCGGCCGACCTGAAGAAGATCGGGCCAAGTTACGACTTGCCCATCGCGCTCGGCTTGCTGATGGCGTCGGAGCAGCTCGACCCGAATTGTCTGGACGGCGCGATGGTCGTGGGCGAGCTGGCGCTGGACGGCAACGTCCGGCACGTGCGCGGTGTTTTGCCGGCCACGGCCTTCGCGCGCGCGCAGGGCTTCCACCGCATCTTCGTGCCGGCTGCCGACGCAGGCGAGGCATCGTTGATTAGCGGCATCGAGGTCATCGCCGTCGAATCGCTGGGGCAGCTCGTGGGCGGGTTGACCGGGATGATCGAACTGCAGGTCGTCAAGCCAAGCCCGCCGGTACACATGCCATCGGCATCACTTGCGCTCGCGCCGATCACCGACTTCGCTGAAATCAAGGGCCAAGAAGTCGCCAAACGCGCGCTGGAAGTGGCGGCTGCCGGCGGGCACAACGTACTGATGGTCGGCTCGCCTGGCGCAGGCAAAACGCTCCTGGCGCGCGCGTTGCCCGGCATCCTGCCCGAGCTGACGCTCGAAGAAGCGCTCGACATCACGCGCATTTATAGCGTGGCCGACATGCTGCCGCCTGACACGCCGCTGATCCAGCAGCGCCCGTTTCGCGCGCCGCACCACACCATCAGCCATGCCGGTATGATCGGCGGCGGCAAATTGCCACGCCCGGGCGAAGTGTCGCTGGCCCATCGCGGCGTACTCTTCCTGGACGAGCTGCCGGAGTTCGACGCGCGCACGCTGGAGGTGTTGCGCCAGCCGATGGAGGACAAGGTCGTGACGATCTCGCGCGCGTCCGGCGCGCTCAGCTTCCCGGCCAACTTCCAGCTCGTCGCAGCGATGAATCCATGCAAATGCGGCTGGTACGGCGACCCGGTCAGGTCGTGCACATGCACACCGGCGCAGATCAGCGCCTATCAGAAGAAGATCAGCGGCCCGCTGCTCGATCGGATCGACATTCATCTTGAGGTAACGCGGGTGAACTTCGATAAGCTGAGCGATATACGCCCCGGCGAACCATCGGCAGCGATTCGCGCCCGCGTTCAGGCAGCCCGCGACCGCCAGGCACACCGCTTCCGTGGCACGCCCCTGGCCTGCAACGCCGATATGGGCGTGGGCGACCTGCGGCGATATTGCGAGCTGGACGAGGCCGGCCGCAGCCTGATGAAAGCCGCGATGAACCAGTTGCAGATGAGCGCACGCGCCTTCCACCGCGTGCTCAAGTTGGCGCGCACCATCGCCGACATGGCCGGCAGCGACCGCATCACCACCGTGCACCTGGCCGAGGCGCTGCAGTATCGCCCGAGAAGACAAGAGGGAATTTAA
- a CDS encoding phosphate transport system permease protein — protein MSMAALSESSNAGLELQRKRTGALGERLISILLASAAALSVVTTFAIVLSLAGDTIAFFQEVSVIEYLTGTLWTPLFSNPKFGIWPLITATFMTSAIAMLVAVPFGLAIAVYLSEFASLRARSLIKPLLEVLAGIPTVVYGYFALTAVTPFLRGFIPEIKSFNSLSAGLVMGVMIIPIVASLTEDAFNAVPRGLREGAYGLGAMRHEVALRVVFPAALSGVAAALLLALSRAVGETMIVALAAGQNPTFTLDPLVPVSTMTAYIVQVSLGDTPYGSIGYKTIFAVGATLFVITFAINFVSTLIVRRFRERYD, from the coding sequence ATGAGCATGGCAGCGCTCTCTGAATCAAGCAATGCAGGGTTGGAGCTGCAACGAAAGCGCACAGGCGCGCTTGGCGAGCGGTTGATCAGCATTTTGCTCGCGAGTGCAGCGGCGCTCTCCGTCGTCACCACATTTGCGATTGTCCTATCGCTCGCCGGCGACACCATCGCCTTCTTCCAGGAAGTATCGGTGATCGAATACCTGACCGGCACACTGTGGACGCCGCTGTTTTCCAACCCCAAATTCGGCATCTGGCCGTTGATCACGGCGACCTTCATGACCTCAGCGATCGCCATGCTGGTCGCTGTGCCCTTCGGGCTGGCCATTGCGGTCTATCTGAGCGAGTTCGCTTCGCTGCGCGCGCGAAGCTTGATCAAGCCGCTGCTAGAGGTGTTGGCGGGGATCCCTACCGTAGTGTATGGTTACTTTGCGCTCACAGCGGTCACGCCCTTCCTGCGAGGATTCATCCCGGAGATTAAATCATTCAACTCGCTCAGCGCCGGCCTGGTCATGGGTGTGATGATCATTCCCATCGTGGCATCGCTGACGGAGGATGCGTTCAACGCTGTGCCGCGCGGGCTGCGTGAGGGGGCCTATGGGCTAGGCGCCATGCGCCACGAAGTCGCGCTGCGCGTGGTATTTCCGGCGGCGCTTTCCGGCGTTGCAGCCGCGTTGCTGCTGGCGCTCTCGCGCGCGGTGGGCGAGACGATGATCGTTGCGCTGGCCGCCGGACAAAACCCCACCTTCACGCTAGACCCGCTTGTGCCCGTGTCCACCATGACCGCTTACATCGTGCAGGTCAGTTTAGGCGACACGCCCTATGGCTCAATTGGTTATAAGACGATCTTCGCCGTCGGCGCGACGCTCTTTGTCATCACGTTCGCCATCAACTTCGTCAGCACGCTCATCGTGCGCCGGTTTCGTGAGCGCTACGATTGA
- a CDS encoding phosphate transport system permease protein PstA gives MRRSFAPAEDISFGTIQGSRRLKGMLLVAFSILALAVGVGMVLTLLIDVLVRGLPWLDWQFLTSFDSRFPERAGILAAMVGTALTIVITVVVSLPIGIMSAIYLEEYAQDNWFTRLVETNIANLAAVPSIIYGLLGLAVFVRFFGLNRSILAGGLTLALLVLPIIIVVSREAIRSVPNGIRQAAYGIGATKWQTIWHQVLPVALPSILTGNILAASRAIGETAPLVTLGALTFIPFLPKDLLDRFTVLPIIIFNWSSKPQREFHDVAAAAIIVLLAILLLVNILAIVLRQRLRKQF, from the coding sequence ATGCGTCGCAGTTTTGCTCCCGCCGAGGACATATCGTTCGGCACCATCCAGGGCTCACGCCGCCTGAAAGGCATGCTCCTCGTCGCGTTCAGCATCCTTGCGCTGGCCGTTGGCGTCGGCATGGTGCTCACGCTCCTGATTGATGTGCTCGTGCGCGGCTTGCCCTGGTTGGACTGGCAATTCCTGACGAGTTTCGACTCGCGGTTCCCCGAACGCGCCGGGATCCTGGCGGCGATGGTGGGCACTGCGCTGACGATCGTCATCACGGTGGTCGTCAGCCTGCCCATCGGCATCATGTCGGCGATTTACCTTGAGGAATACGCGCAAGACAACTGGTTCACCCGGCTGGTCGAGACCAACATCGCCAACCTGGCCGCAGTGCCTTCCATCATTTACGGATTGCTCGGCCTGGCGGTGTTCGTGCGCTTCTTTGGTTTGAACCGCAGCATCCTCGCCGGCGGCCTCACTTTGGCGTTGTTGGTGCTGCCGATCATCATCGTCGTCTCGCGGGAGGCCATCCGCAGCGTGCCTAACGGCATCCGGCAGGCAGCCTACGGGATTGGCGCCACTAAATGGCAGACGATCTGGCATCAGGTTCTGCCGGTCGCGCTGCCGAGCATCCTAACGGGCAACATCTTGGCCGCCTCGCGTGCGATCGGCGAAACAGCGCCGCTTGTCACGCTGGGCGCGCTCACGTTCATCCCCTTCCTGCCCAAAGACTTGCTCGACCGATTCACCGTGCTGCCCATTATCATCTTCAACTGGTCGTCCAAGCCGCAGAGGGAGTTCCACGACGTCGCCGCTGCGGCCATCATCGTGCTGCTCGCCATCTTGTTGCTTGTCAACATCCTTGCCATTGTCCTGCGCCAACGGCTGCGCAAACAGTTCTAA
- the pstB gene encoding phosphate import ATP-binding protein PstB yields the protein MPVFINVTQKERETEPISEEMGAADRANVVLATQQLSVFYGNFKAIHEVNLSFYKNKITALIGPSGCGKSTLLRALNRMNELVPTARVEGAVLYHGQNLYASNIDPVEVRRRIGMVFQKPNPFPKSIYENIAFGLRVNGWKGSKSEMDDIVERSLRRAALWDEVKDKLKQLGTSLSGGQQQRLCIARAIAVEPEVILMDEPCSALDPIATLKIEELMIELVKQYTIIIVTHNMQQAARVSDYTAMMMMRPDRAGEVIEFDKTETIFTKPKDKRTEDYVSGRFG from the coding sequence ATGCCGGTATTCATCAACGTTACGCAGAAAGAACGAGAGACTGAGCCGATCTCAGAGGAGATGGGCGCCGCCGATCGCGCGAATGTCGTGCTCGCGACGCAACAGCTCAGCGTGTTCTATGGCAATTTCAAGGCCATCCACGAGGTCAACCTGAGCTTTTATAAAAACAAGATCACCGCGCTGATCGGCCCGTCGGGTTGCGGCAAGAGCACGCTGCTGCGCGCCTTGAATCGCATGAACGAACTCGTCCCCACGGCGCGCGTGGAAGGCGCTGTGCTCTATCACGGACAAAATTTGTATGCGTCCAACATAGACCCGGTTGAAGTGCGCCGGCGCATCGGGATGGTCTTCCAAAAGCCCAACCCCTTCCCCAAGAGCATCTACGAGAACATCGCGTTCGGCCTGCGCGTCAACGGCTGGAAGGGATCAAAATCCGAGATGGACGATATTGTTGAGCGCTCGCTGCGCCGGGCTGCGCTGTGGGATGAGGTCAAGGATAAGCTTAAGCAACTCGGGACATCGCTCTCCGGCGGCCAACAGCAGCGCTTGTGCATCGCGCGCGCCATCGCTGTGGAACCCGAGGTGATCTTGATGGACGAACCCTGCTCGGCGCTCGACCCGATCGCGACGCTGAAGATCGAGGAGCTGATGATCGAGCTGGTGAAGCAGTACACGATCATCATCGTCACCCACAACATGCAACAAGCTGCGCGCGTGAGCGACTACACCGCGATGATGATGATGCGCCCCGACCGCGCCGGTGAGGTCATCGAGTTTGATAAAACGGAGACCATCTTCACCAAGCCAAAGGACAAGCGCACCGAGGACTACGTCTCCGGGCGATTCGGTTAA
- a CDS encoding iron ABC transporter substrate-binding protein: MQSRLPALLMIATFAVAACAAPPPAQAPAQPQQPAAPAATEAPAPAKPDKLTVLCTPQEDWCQAMTKAFQEKTGIQTSYVRLSSGEALAKLRATKDNPEFSVWWGGPADGYVAANAEGLLEPYVSPNAAEIPAAQKDPNGVWTGVYVGALGFCSNKDVLNKLGVEKPTSWEALLDPKLKGQVAMAHPASSGTAYTAVWTQVTRLGSVDAAFDYLKKLHQNILQYTKSGSAPGQMAGRGEVAVSVIFSHDCVKFADEGMNMLEVSFPKEGTGYEIGGVALIKGAPEPEAAKMWIDWVLTAEAQEIGPKVKSYQLPTNPNAKVSERSVKLSEVKLVDYNFDEAGKNRKSITKRFEDEITVAPQ; this comes from the coding sequence ATGCAAAGCCGTTTACCGGCCCTGTTGATGATTGCGACGTTTGCCGTCGCCGCCTGCGCTGCGCCACCGCCGGCGCAAGCGCCCGCCCAACCCCAGCAGCCGGCTGCTCCGGCCGCGACCGAAGCGCCCGCCCCGGCTAAACCCGACAAGCTCACCGTGCTCTGCACGCCGCAAGAGGATTGGTGCCAGGCCATGACCAAGGCCTTCCAAGAGAAGACCGGCATCCAAACCAGCTATGTGCGCCTGTCTTCGGGCGAAGCGCTGGCCAAATTGCGCGCTACAAAAGACAACCCCGAATTCAGCGTATGGTGGGGCGGTCCGGCCGATGGCTACGTCGCTGCCAACGCTGAAGGGCTGCTGGAACCCTATGTCTCGCCCAACGCTGCGGAGATCCCCGCTGCACAAAAGGATCCCAACGGCGTGTGGACGGGTGTCTACGTCGGCGCGCTCGGCTTTTGCTCCAACAAAGACGTGCTCAACAAGCTGGGTGTTGAAAAGCCCACTTCATGGGAAGCCTTGCTCGACCCCAAGTTGAAGGGGCAAGTTGCCATGGCGCACCCGGCCAGCAGCGGCACCGCCTACACCGCCGTGTGGACGCAGGTGACACGGCTGGGCAGCGTGGACGCAGCTTTCGATTACCTGAAAAAGCTGCATCAGAACATCCTGCAGTACACCAAGAGCGGCTCGGCACCCGGGCAAATGGCCGGTCGCGGCGAAGTGGCCGTTAGCGTGATCTTTTCGCATGACTGCGTCAAGTTCGCCGATGAGGGCATGAATATGCTCGAAGTGTCGTTCCCCAAAGAGGGCACCGGCTACGAGATCGGCGGTGTAGCGTTGATCAAAGGTGCGCCGGAGCCAGAAGCGGCCAAGATGTGGATTGACTGGGTGCTCACCGCCGAAGCGCAGGAGATTGGCCCCAAGGTCAAGTCGTATCAGTTGCCCACCAATCCTAACGCCAAGGTCTCCGAGCGATCGGTGAAGCTCTCGGAAGTGAAGTTGGTGGACTACAATTTCGACGAGGCTGGCAAGAACCGCAAGAGCATTACCAAGCGCTTCGAGGACGAGATCACGGTCGCGCCGCAGTAA
- a CDS encoding iron ABC transporter permease, which produces MALSGYGAFLNAMRSNHAVAPLPHALRPSAWRRALREYRALAHDPALLLALIIATLFVLIAVTYPLGATLAEAASPEGIRALSDVLRRPVYHRIILNTLVMGLTTAAIGTAVGFLFAYVRVKVAAPNWIKQLIHLTALVPVVSPPFAVAIAIIVLFGRSGFITYSLLGLRPDIYGLPGLTMAMVLSFFTVAYLNLAALMEGLDPALDEAAANIGASKWHIFRTVTLPLLMPGIAGSFLLLFVEALADLGNPLVLGGNYTVLATRLYLAIVGEYDITTGAVLSIILLVPSVLLYFLQLRLVARASVVTITGKPSGRAQPVRDRRVVIPLVGAALAIALLIALIYLTILAGAFTISLGANNAFTLRNFEYVLLGYGAEAMFDTTGMSVIATLIAGLLSMVIAFLVVRGKFAGRNALDLGTMLGIAVPGTIFGIGYLLAFNSPTALFGIPLIPKLTGGAAVLGGALAIVMVYVIRSTPAGLRSGVAALQQIDPAIEEASVSIGADQATTFRRITLPLVRPALLTAMIYAFARSMTTVSAILFLTTPQTRIMTQQILNETEAGRFGNAFAYVVVLIAIVLIAIGILFALIGSRSGAARDVIPAQPIRATLP; this is translated from the coding sequence ATGGCCCTCAGCGGCTATGGCGCGTTTTTGAACGCTATGCGATCCAACCACGCCGTCGCCCCGCTGCCCCACGCGCTTCGGCCTTCAGCCTGGCGACGCGCGCTGCGCGAATATCGCGCGCTGGCGCACGACCCGGCCTTGCTGTTGGCGCTGATCATCGCAACGCTCTTCGTTCTGATCGCTGTGACCTACCCGCTGGGGGCGACGTTGGCCGAAGCGGCGTCACCCGAAGGCATCCGGGCTTTGTCCGATGTGCTGCGCCGGCCGGTCTACCACCGCATCATCCTCAACACGTTAGTGATGGGGTTGACCACTGCGGCCATCGGCACGGCTGTCGGCTTCCTGTTCGCCTACGTGCGGGTGAAGGTCGCCGCGCCCAACTGGATCAAGCAACTCATCCACCTCACTGCGCTGGTGCCGGTGGTCAGCCCGCCGTTTGCCGTCGCCATTGCCATCATCGTGCTCTTCGGCCGCAGCGGCTTCATTACGTATAGCCTGCTCGGCCTGCGCCCCGACATTTACGGCCTGCCCGGCCTGACGATGGCGATGGTGCTGTCGTTTTTCACCGTGGCCTACTTGAATCTGGCTGCGCTGATGGAAGGGCTGGACCCGGCGCTGGACGAAGCCGCCGCCAACATTGGCGCGAGCAAGTGGCACATATTTCGCACGGTGACTCTGCCGTTGCTTATGCCGGGCATTGCTGGCTCGTTCCTGCTGCTGTTCGTCGAGGCGTTGGCCGATTTGGGCAACCCGCTGGTGCTGGGCGGCAACTACACGGTGTTGGCGACGCGGCTGTATCTGGCCATCGTGGGTGAATACGACATCACCACCGGCGCGGTGCTTTCGATCATCCTGCTTGTGCCATCGGTGCTGCTCTACTTCCTGCAACTGCGGCTGGTCGCCCGCGCATCGGTGGTCACCATCACCGGTAAGCCCAGCGGCCGCGCGCAACCGGTGCGCGATCGGCGCGTGGTGATCCCGCTCGTCGGCGCGGCGCTGGCGATTGCCCTGCTCATCGCGTTGATCTACCTCACGATCCTCGCCGGCGCGTTCACCATCTCACTGGGCGCGAACAACGCGTTCACGTTGCGCAACTTCGAGTATGTGCTGCTGGGCTATGGCGCCGAGGCGATGTTCGACACCACGGGCATGTCGGTGATCGCTACCCTGATCGCCGGCCTGTTGAGCATGGTGATCGCATTTCTGGTGGTGCGCGGCAAGTTCGCCGGTCGCAACGCGCTTGACCTGGGCACCATGCTGGGGATCGCCGTGCCGGGCACCATCTTCGGCATTGGCTATTTGCTCGCGTTTAACAGCCCGACTGCGCTCTTCGGCATCCCGCTCATCCCCAAGCTCACCGGCGGGGCGGCCGTCCTCGGCGGGGCGCTGGCCATCGTGATGGTGTATGTCATTCGCTCCACGCCAGCCGGGCTGCGTTCAGGCGTTGCGGCATTGCAGCAAATTGACCCGGCCATCGAGGAGGCTTCCGTCTCCATCGGTGCCGATCAGGCCACCACCTTTCGCCGCATTACGCTGCCGCTTGTACGGCCGGCGCTGCTCACGGCGATGATCTATGCCTTTGCCCGCTCGATGACGACGGTGAGCGCCATCCTCTTCCTCACCACGCCGCAAACGCGCATCATGACTCAGCAAATCCTGAACGAGACCGAAGCCGGCCGGTTCGGCAACGCATTCGCCTACGTCGTCGTGCTGATCGCAATCGTGCTGATCGCAATCGGCATCTTGTTCGCGCTGATCGGCAGCCGCAGCGGGGCTGCCCGTGACGTTATCCCAGCCCAACCCATACGCGCCACGTTACCATGA
- a CDS encoding polyamine-transporting ATPase → MTQAHALALEGVTKVFETPEGRLVTAADNVSLTIGQGEFVTLLGPSGCGKTTTLRLIAGFEFPTAGRILLDGKDIAQTPPNKREMAMVFQSYALFPHLTVFENIAYGLRLRRKPPAEIERTVREMLALVNLVGLEQRRPAALSGGQQQRVALARAMVIQPKVLLFDEPLSNLDAKLRVSLRAEIRRLQKRLGITSVYVTHDQAEAMSLSDRVVVMNAGRVEQVSTPEELYVRPATRFVADFIGRANFLTVSVAHIEDGCAAVQFRGHALRAPAHPSVAPGPATLMLRPEIIRLYPYDGGKARFVGRVRTTTYLGHTVEYEVESDGDVLSVTDPEAVWGHIFAEGESVGWDFVAERAYILSH, encoded by the coding sequence ATGACGCAAGCACACGCACTAGCCCTCGAAGGAGTCACAAAAGTCTTTGAGACGCCCGAAGGGCGCCTGGTCACCGCCGCCGATAACGTCTCGCTGACCATCGGCCAGGGCGAGTTCGTCACCCTGCTCGGCCCATCGGGCTGCGGCAAAACCACAACGCTGCGGCTGATCGCCGGCTTTGAATTTCCTACTGCGGGGCGCATCTTGCTGGATGGCAAAGACATCGCGCAGACGCCGCCCAACAAGCGCGAGATGGCGATGGTTTTCCAATCCTATGCGCTCTTTCCGCACCTGACGGTGTTCGAGAACATCGCCTATGGGCTGCGCTTGCGCCGCAAGCCGCCGGCTGAGATCGAGCGCACAGTGCGCGAGATGTTGGCGCTGGTCAACCTCGTCGGCCTAGAGCAGCGCCGGCCGGCAGCGCTCTCCGGCGGGCAACAGCAGCGGGTAGCGCTGGCGCGCGCTATGGTCATACAGCCGAAGGTGTTGCTCTTCGATGAGCCGCTCTCCAACCTGGATGCCAAACTGCGCGTGTCGCTGCGCGCCGAGATTCGCCGGCTCCAGAAGCGCCTGGGCATCACCAGCGTATACGTCACCCACGACCAAGCCGAAGCGATGAGCCTATCGGACCGCGTAGTGGTGATGAACGCCGGGCGCGTGGAGCAGGTGAGCACGCCGGAGGAACTCTACGTCCGGCCGGCGACGCGCTTCGTAGCGGACTTCATCGGCCGGGCCAATTTCCTGACGGTTAGCGTGGCGCACATCGAGGACGGATGCGCCGCCGTCCAATTTCGCGGACATGCGCTGCGCGCCCCAGCTCATCCCAGCGTGGCGCCGGGTCCGGCCACGCTGATGCTGCGGCCGGAGATCATCCGCTTATACCCTTACGATGGAGGGAAGGCGCGGTTCGTCGGGCGGGTGCGCACCACCACCTACCTGGGGCACACCGTCGAATACGAAGTCGAGAGCGACGGCGATGTGCTGAGCGTGACCGATCCTGAAGCCGTCTGGGGACACATCTTCGCCGAGGGCGAATCAGTCGGCTGGGACTTCGTCGCGGAGCGCGCCTACATACTGAGCCACTGA
- a CDS encoding formylmethanofuran dehydrogenase subunit E, giving the protein MQVTTRIEMFLLDRYRARLLQLHDHICPRQILGLRMGELAGRLLGVSLPQSDKRLFVFVEADGCFADGVMVATGCSLGHRTLRLVDQGKVAATFVDTRGDPYSGLRIWPRPTVRQQARALCPDLNSRWRAQLEAYQRMPDDALLAWARVRLQVSVKALISRPGVRVTCDRCGEEIINERERWVNGARLCAHCAGDSYFVALDADSIAQRAGASVAQYVGALRDEVPAD; this is encoded by the coding sequence ATGCAAGTGACAACGCGAATTGAGATGTTCTTGCTCGACCGTTATCGCGCCCGGCTGTTGCAGTTGCACGACCACATCTGCCCGCGCCAGATCCTCGGCCTGCGCATGGGCGAGCTGGCCGGACGGTTGCTCGGCGTGTCGTTGCCCCAAAGCGACAAGCGCCTGTTCGTCTTCGTCGAGGCTGATGGCTGCTTCGCCGATGGCGTGATGGTGGCCACCGGTTGTTCGCTCGGCCACCGCACGCTGCGCCTGGTGGATCAGGGCAAGGTGGCGGCGACTTTCGTGGACACGCGCGGCGACCCGTACAGCGGGCTGCGCATCTGGCCGCGCCCGACCGTGCGGCAACAGGCGCGCGCATTGTGTCCTGATCTGAATAGTCGCTGGCGCGCCCAGCTCGAAGCCTATCAGCGCATGCCGGATGACGCGCTGCTGGCCTGGGCGCGGGTGAGGCTGCAGGTCTCGGTGAAAGCACTGATCAGCCGACCTGGCGTGCGCGTGACGTGCGACCGGTGCGGCGAGGAGATCATCAACGAGCGCGAGCGTTGGGTGAACGGCGCGCGCCTGTGCGCGCACTGCGCGGGCGACTCGTACTTTGTTGCGTTGGACGCCGATTCGATTGCGCAGCGCGCCGGCGCGTCAGTGGCTCAGTATGTAGGCGCGCTCCGCGACGAAGTCCCAGCCGACTGA
- a CDS encoding alkylhydroperoxidase: protein MANLPKTYQRFKKLHPKVWRAYERLGATAAESGPLDAKTRELIKLGMAAALRGESAVKSHTHRALAVGASNEEIIHAILLGITTIGFPAMMTALSWVQEAMEADASDNAN, encoded by the coding sequence ATGGCAAACTTACCGAAGACCTATCAACGCTTCAAGAAATTGCACCCTAAGGTGTGGCGCGCCTATGAGAGACTGGGGGCAACTGCTGCCGAGAGCGGCCCGCTCGATGCGAAGACGCGCGAATTGATCAAACTTGGCATGGCAGCGGCGCTGCGTGGAGAGAGCGCGGTGAAGTCGCATACCCATCGTGCGCTGGCCGTTGGCGCTTCGAACGAGGAGATCATTCATGCGATTCTCCTCGGCATCACCACCATCGGCTTCCCGGCCATGATGACCGCCCTTTCCTGGGTGCAGGAAGCGATGGAAGCCGATGCAAGTGACAACGCGAATTGA